In Thermococcus thioreducens, a genomic segment contains:
- the herA gene encoding DNA double-strand break repair helicase HerA, giving the protein MRIAEDLNNPVGIVTGEATVSSFQFYAHPDSDLKFGDFVVAKLCKEAKDRNCRWNGDEWVIGTIRGIKNINWLLSEGKSTFASLDLDLREYGESIGENEALIVTVHVLGRIEFRGEVAEIVPNRVPVPNGNKVYIASSDLLRAIYYGGEGFIEVGTLLLREDVPIYLNADELVSRHFAVLAVTGAGKSNTVSVMLWKMVEDLRGTVVVLDPHGDYMRLSLPNTGTKYVNLIEARIQPETMDGEELADLMEIQSNATIQRSYLLRAWDTVLHENPNLGGREIVKAVLDLLQNWVANAGGSYWDPHAGKYRDLGEIKAAEKETITRLTMKISRFLRNYGHLLSSEDIVASIRAGMVNVIDLGPLDEGQMKLVAAKLLEKMFETRMDYEKARKRLEYLRRKYGSKISAVSEEVEELEKFIRSVEASYPALSEPILIIVEEAHIFAPHGEKGGTVRILGRIAREGRKFGVGMGLVSQRPSRLNEDVLSQTNTKIIMRIVNPNDQNYVIKASEQLSGELMGDIAGLGKGEAVIVGQAISLPALVKIHNFKALGGDYGGEDIGVVRRWRERAERERAEEKKEELYEEEGIELDF; this is encoded by the coding sequence ATGCGCATAGCCGAAGACCTTAACAACCCGGTTGGAATCGTGACCGGTGAAGCCACGGTCAGCTCCTTCCAGTTCTACGCTCATCCCGATAGCGACCTCAAGTTTGGAGACTTCGTCGTTGCAAAGCTGTGCAAGGAGGCGAAGGACAGGAACTGCCGCTGGAACGGCGATGAGTGGGTTATAGGCACCATCAGGGGGATTAAAAACATCAACTGGCTCCTCAGCGAGGGGAAGAGCACTTTTGCGAGCCTCGACCTCGACCTGAGGGAGTACGGGGAGAGCATAGGCGAGAACGAGGCGCTTATAGTCACCGTCCACGTGCTGGGAAGGATAGAGTTCAGGGGTGAGGTTGCCGAGATAGTCCCCAACCGCGTCCCAGTTCCCAACGGAAACAAAGTCTACATAGCCAGCTCAGACCTCCTCAGGGCTATCTACTACGGCGGGGAGGGCTTCATCGAGGTGGGGACCCTGCTTTTGAGGGAGGACGTGCCGATATACCTCAACGCCGACGAGCTGGTTTCAAGGCACTTCGCAGTTTTAGCCGTCACCGGGGCCGGCAAGAGCAACACCGTTTCGGTAATGCTCTGGAAGATGGTGGAAGACCTGAGGGGAACCGTCGTCGTCCTCGACCCACACGGCGATTACATGCGCCTTAGTCTTCCCAACACGGGCACAAAGTACGTCAACCTCATCGAGGCAAGGATCCAGCCGGAGACGATGGACGGCGAGGAGCTGGCGGACCTAATGGAGATACAGAGCAACGCAACCATACAGCGCTCCTACCTGCTCCGCGCCTGGGACACGGTTCTCCACGAGAACCCCAACCTCGGTGGAAGGGAGATAGTTAAGGCCGTCCTCGACCTGCTCCAGAACTGGGTGGCCAACGCCGGGGGAAGCTACTGGGACCCCCACGCCGGCAAGTACCGCGACCTGGGCGAGATAAAGGCCGCCGAAAAGGAAACGATAACGAGGCTCACGATGAAGATATCCCGCTTCCTGAGGAACTACGGCCACCTGCTCTCAAGCGAGGACATAGTGGCATCCATCAGAGCCGGGATGGTGAACGTTATAGACCTCGGACCGCTCGACGAGGGCCAGATGAAGCTTGTCGCAGCAAAACTCCTCGAAAAGATGTTCGAAACCAGGATGGACTACGAGAAGGCCAGGAAGAGGCTCGAATACCTCAGGAGAAAGTACGGAAGCAAAATCTCGGCCGTTTCGGAAGAGGTGGAGGAGCTTGAGAAGTTCATCCGCTCGGTTGAGGCGAGCTATCCGGCCCTCTCAGAACCTATACTCATAATAGTAGAGGAGGCACACATCTTCGCACCCCACGGCGAAAAGGGCGGAACAGTGAGGATACTCGGGAGGATAGCACGCGAGGGAAGAAAGTTCGGCGTCGGCATGGGGCTCGTATCCCAGAGGCCGAGCAGGCTCAACGAGGACGTGCTGAGCCAGACGAACACGAAAATCATAATGCGCATTGTAAATCCTAACGACCAGAACTACGTCATAAAGGCCAGCGAGCAACTGAGCGGTGAGCTTATGGGAGACATAGCCGGCCTCGGCAAGGGCGAGGCGGTGATAGTAGGCCAGGCCATAAGCCTGCCGGCGCTGGTGAAGATACACAACTTCAAGGCCCTCGGCGGCGACTACGGCGGGGAAGACATAGGCGTCGTGAGGCGCTGGAGGGAAAGGGCGGAGCGCGAGAGGGCAGAGGAGAAGAAGGAGGAGCTCTACGAGGAGGAGGGCATAGAGCTGGACTTCTGA
- the mre11 gene encoding DNA double-strand break repair protein Mre11 produces the protein MKFAHMADVHLGFEQYRLPYRAEEFAQAFREAVERAVGEGVDFILIAGDLFHSSRPSPETIKTAIEVLEKPRKAGIPVFAIEGNHDRTQRKVSAYHLLEGLGLLHLVGLRDEKVENEYLTSERLGNKYLVKGVFERGGKTVEIHGLKYMSAAWLERNHLEEIFRPEGDAILMLHQGIKELIEKMMGIIPESQRDYFELRMEDLPKGYVYYALGHIHRNFETSYDIGTLVYPGSLQRWDFGDYELRYRWNGRSFTPEAGTSKGFYIVEEFKPSFIELRVRPFVDIKMKADEETAKRELKRLRGKIPGEAFVRLDLRWEKPYDVSHFQEILEVKYLYLRTRFERKGKAVKGEGVPKPAEYFTPAELRAIDLTGEKKFDAIDAVVELFLSEWEEKPKESRGEKREEPAPAEEEKQKREEKPERARKSEKPKPKGKPTSILAWIGGGNED, from the coding sequence ATGAAGTTCGCCCACATGGCAGATGTCCACCTCGGCTTCGAGCAGTACCGCCTTCCCTACCGCGCCGAGGAGTTTGCCCAGGCATTCAGGGAGGCGGTGGAGAGGGCAGTAGGTGAGGGAGTTGACTTCATTCTCATAGCCGGCGACCTGTTCCACTCAAGCCGGCCCAGCCCGGAGACCATAAAGACCGCTATAGAGGTGCTGGAAAAGCCCAGAAAAGCTGGAATTCCGGTCTTCGCCATAGAGGGAAACCACGACAGGACGCAGAGGAAGGTCTCGGCCTATCATCTCCTTGAGGGGCTCGGTCTGCTCCACCTCGTCGGTCTGAGGGACGAGAAGGTCGAGAACGAGTATCTGACGAGCGAGAGGCTTGGGAACAAATACCTCGTTAAGGGCGTCTTTGAGAGGGGCGGAAAGACCGTCGAGATTCATGGGCTGAAGTACATGAGCGCGGCATGGCTTGAGCGCAACCATCTGGAGGAAATCTTCAGGCCGGAAGGCGATGCAATCCTGATGCTCCACCAGGGGATAAAGGAGCTCATAGAGAAGATGATGGGGATAATCCCCGAGAGCCAGCGCGACTACTTCGAGCTGAGGATGGAAGACCTGCCGAAGGGTTACGTCTACTATGCGCTCGGCCACATCCACAGGAACTTCGAGACCAGCTACGACATAGGGACTCTGGTCTATCCGGGCTCGCTCCAGCGCTGGGACTTTGGAGACTACGAGCTCAGATACCGCTGGAACGGGAGGAGCTTCACCCCAGAGGCCGGCACGAGTAAGGGCTTCTACATAGTCGAGGAGTTTAAGCCCAGCTTCATTGAGCTGAGGGTGAGGCCATTCGTAGACATCAAAATGAAGGCCGACGAGGAGACCGCCAAGAGGGAACTGAAGCGCCTCAGGGGCAAGATACCAGGGGAGGCCTTCGTAAGGCTCGACCTGCGCTGGGAAAAGCCCTACGACGTTTCCCACTTCCAGGAGATCCTGGAGGTCAAGTACCTTTACCTGAGAACACGCTTCGAGAGGAAGGGCAAGGCCGTTAAAGGCGAGGGTGTACCCAAGCCGGCCGAGTATTTCACCCCTGCGGAGCTGAGGGCGATAGACCTTACCGGCGAGAAGAAGTTCGATGCCATCGATGCCGTCGTCGAGCTGTTCCTGAGCGAGTGGGAGGAGAAGCCGAAAGAGTCAAGAGGGGAGAAGCGCGAAGAGCCCGCCCCGGCCGAGGAGGAAAAGCAGAAGAGAGAGGAAAAACCCGAAAGGGCGCGGAAATCGGAGAAACCCAAGCCAAAGGGCAAGCCCACGAGCATTTTAGCCTGGATCGGTGGTGGGAATGAGGATTGA
- the rad50 gene encoding DNA double-strand break repair ATPase Rad50: MRIEKLIVKDFRSHSLTKVNFTSGINLIIGQNGSGKSSLLDALLVGLYWPSKPKDLRKEEVLRAGGKSTEITVFFEKDGVKYQLHRNITRGMAFAKYYDGSSWKHATETSQKAVRDWMERLVPYDVFLNAIYIRQGEIDAILESDESREKVVRQVLGLEKYENAYRNLLEVRKEIERRIKSTEDYLKSTENLDELIVEMERELSNALKEINELSPQIPKLEKELEGVERKLKELDALEKEINSLRLEVKEREGNRKRLETKLEELEKRIAEGRQRLHELEDRVKEFQRLKEKAELYLRLSDFRRRYVDEKARNEKLAENYRAQISAIEERLKELSELEKRLRGLEKERDKLERKLKGLEKDARAYEDARSLSSQLEDLRKRLKLSRGEIEKFIEEIEDAKKRKEEIQAELNEINGERGGLKNLARERNRAIMELKKAKGKCPVCGRELTEKHRKEIIAKYQAELKDVSQSLKELDERERELRSELVKIEKILKRERELIRQKELLDQIAELEERLKGYDLEELRKKAEEYEGVKDELSRLEGELESTKAELEKAKALEKKRTITGEKLRLIEERLRKLDEELKEMGFSEIGELDEKLAELEPSYKRYLELRNSEEEFEREKSNLDRLKLELEEVKSSLDAESRALKERMDELSKKEKLYSMEEHEKTREAFASLREELAGKKAQLEALERKRDETMENLRKLKEERERRKEKAKELEELKKARDRVQELREKVRRYKAMLKEGALAKVGEIASEIFEELTEEKYSGVTVKAEENKIRLGVIYNGKERGLGFLSGGERIALGLAFRLALSLYLAGEISLLILDEPTPYLDDERRRRLVDIMQRYLRKIPQVIVVSHDEELKDAADRVIRVSLENGVSVVKEVELGV; the protein is encoded by the coding sequence ATGAGGATTGAAAAGCTCATCGTGAAGGACTTCCGCTCCCATTCACTGACGAAGGTTAACTTCACGAGCGGGATAAACCTCATAATCGGACAGAACGGCTCCGGAAAGAGCTCCCTCCTCGATGCGCTCCTCGTCGGCCTCTACTGGCCGAGCAAGCCAAAAGACCTCAGAAAGGAGGAGGTACTCCGCGCGGGCGGAAAGTCCACGGAGATAACCGTCTTCTTCGAGAAGGACGGCGTCAAATACCAGCTCCACAGGAACATAACCCGTGGAATGGCCTTCGCCAAGTACTATGACGGAAGCTCATGGAAGCACGCCACGGAGACGAGCCAGAAAGCTGTAAGGGACTGGATGGAGAGGCTCGTCCCGTACGACGTCTTCCTCAACGCGATTTACATAAGGCAGGGTGAAATCGACGCCATCCTTGAGAGCGACGAGAGCAGGGAGAAGGTGGTCAGACAGGTCCTCGGCCTTGAAAAATACGAGAACGCCTACAGGAACCTCCTCGAAGTTAGGAAAGAGATCGAGCGGAGAATAAAATCAACGGAGGACTACCTCAAGAGCACGGAAAACCTCGACGAGCTTATCGTAGAGATGGAGAGGGAGCTCTCAAACGCCCTTAAAGAGATAAACGAGCTCTCACCCCAGATTCCAAAGCTGGAGAAGGAACTGGAAGGAGTAGAGAGAAAGCTCAAGGAACTCGATGCCCTGGAGAAGGAGATAAACTCCCTCAGACTTGAGGTCAAGGAGAGGGAAGGGAACCGAAAGCGGCTTGAGACGAAGCTGGAGGAGCTTGAGAAACGCATAGCCGAGGGCAGACAACGACTGCATGAGCTGGAGGACAGGGTTAAAGAGTTCCAGAGGCTCAAGGAGAAAGCAGAGCTCTACCTGAGGCTCTCTGACTTCAGGAGGCGCTATGTGGACGAGAAGGCCAGAAACGAGAAGCTCGCCGAGAACTACAGGGCGCAGATTTCGGCGATAGAGGAGCGCCTCAAGGAGCTGAGCGAACTTGAGAAGCGCCTCAGGGGGCTGGAGAAAGAGAGGGACAAACTCGAAAGGAAACTCAAGGGGCTCGAAAAGGACGCCCGAGCATACGAAGATGCCAGATCGCTATCATCGCAACTGGAAGACCTCAGAAAACGCCTCAAGCTCTCCAGAGGAGAGATAGAAAAGTTCATCGAAGAGATCGAGGATGCAAAGAAGAGGAAGGAAGAGATACAGGCAGAGCTAAACGAGATAAACGGGGAGCGTGGCGGACTGAAAAACCTGGCCAGGGAGAGAAACAGGGCCATAATGGAGCTCAAGAAGGCCAAGGGCAAATGTCCCGTCTGCGGCAGGGAGCTGACGGAGAAGCACCGCAAAGAGATAATCGCAAAGTACCAGGCCGAGCTCAAAGATGTCTCCCAGTCCCTGAAGGAGCTCGACGAGAGGGAGAGGGAGCTCAGGAGCGAGCTCGTCAAGATAGAGAAGATTCTGAAGAGGGAGCGCGAGCTTATAAGGCAGAAAGAGCTCCTCGACCAGATAGCTGAGCTTGAGGAGAGGCTGAAGGGATACGACCTTGAGGAGCTCAGGAAGAAGGCGGAGGAATACGAGGGAGTGAAGGACGAGCTGAGCAGGCTCGAAGGTGAGCTGGAGAGCACTAAAGCCGAGCTTGAGAAGGCGAAGGCCCTCGAAAAGAAGAGGACAATCACCGGGGAGAAGCTCAGGCTCATCGAGGAGAGGCTGAGAAAGCTCGACGAAGAGCTCAAAGAGATGGGCTTCTCGGAAATAGGGGAGCTCGACGAAAAGCTTGCAGAGCTCGAACCGTCCTACAAGCGCTACCTGGAACTGAGGAACTCCGAGGAGGAGTTTGAGCGGGAGAAGAGCAACCTGGATAGGCTCAAACTGGAGCTTGAGGAGGTAAAGAGTAGCCTGGATGCTGAGAGCAGAGCACTGAAGGAGCGGATGGATGAGCTGTCAAAGAAAGAGAAGCTTTACAGCATGGAGGAGCACGAAAAGACCCGGGAAGCATTCGCCTCGCTCAGGGAGGAGCTGGCCGGAAAGAAGGCCCAGCTGGAGGCCCTGGAGAGGAAGCGCGACGAGACCATGGAGAACCTCAGGAAGCTCAAGGAGGAGAGGGAGCGCAGAAAGGAGAAGGCAAAGGAACTTGAGGAGCTTAAGAAAGCCCGCGATAGGGTGCAGGAGCTCAGGGAGAAGGTGAGGCGCTACAAGGCCATGCTGAAGGAAGGCGCCCTCGCGAAGGTCGGCGAGATAGCCAGCGAGATATTCGAGGAGCTGACCGAGGAGAAGTACTCCGGGGTTACAGTGAAGGCGGAGGAGAACAAGATACGGCTCGGCGTGATATACAACGGGAAGGAGCGTGGCCTCGGCTTCCTCAGCGGTGGGGAGAGGATAGCCCTCGGCCTGGCCTTCCGGCTGGCGCTCTCGCTCTATCTGGCTGGAGAGATAAGCCTCCTCATTCTCGACGAGCCAACACCATACCTCGACGACGAGAGAAGGAGAAGGCTCGTTGACATAATGCAGCGCTACCTGCGGAAGATACCTCAGGTGATAGTCGTTTCGCACGACGAGGAGCTGAAAGACGCCGCCGACAGGGTGATACGGGTGAGCCTTGAGAACGGCGTCTCGGTGGTCAAAGAGGTCGAGCTGGGGGTGTGA
- the nurA gene encoding DNA double-strand break repair nuclease NurA gives MGYRLIDRASVDRIKLMLQRGYAEAQEKLKTIEWRELPDRRESKVYAIDGSQGKQRLSGTIFYAVSSYAFGNGPAYRLVYTNAMLYNQGISDQIIRLQMETLENKLGYLAAKIGNVDYVMMDGTLTGSLTRPPVYPESVRGINALQVVLEDEFASMIEFVLERLEKNYQDLESRLKKEGKSHEEVIFAESLMRDVFRKFFRNKLIAHSKGIRIRNCETAPEKVLIPLDALERYRGRSVEEAVENLRKKYCREIVIEDIREAIHVVLSYIEYLYSLEQLLDMNLIYVAKSFYTKRFSKKAGVDLPDVPYLDAYIRKKFGEEIPGYLPFPEPVKVEHSLPESLREFFPKIEDMSSRGVPSAYIRTMKGGVIYLLQSNREINDDLLAEILWHERNGYFRPLQRAHEGVKIEKKAFDAELKALLNIIKAESPELRVFLKYGRSPLE, from the coding sequence ATGGGGTACAGGCTCATAGACAGGGCGAGCGTTGACAGAATAAAGCTGATGCTCCAGAGGGGCTACGCCGAGGCGCAGGAGAAGCTGAAAACCATAGAGTGGCGTGAGCTGCCGGACAGGAGGGAAAGCAAAGTCTATGCAATCGACGGGAGCCAAGGAAAGCAGAGGCTCAGCGGAACGATCTTCTACGCCGTCTCAAGTTACGCCTTCGGCAACGGACCGGCGTACAGACTGGTTTACACCAACGCCATGCTCTACAACCAAGGTATATCCGACCAGATAATCCGCCTCCAGATGGAGACCCTTGAGAACAAGCTGGGCTATCTCGCGGCGAAGATTGGCAACGTGGACTACGTCATGATGGATGGAACTTTAACTGGTTCCCTCACGAGGCCGCCAGTTTATCCGGAGAGCGTGCGGGGGATAAACGCCCTTCAGGTTGTGTTAGAAGACGAGTTCGCCTCCATGATAGAGTTTGTGCTGGAAAGACTTGAGAAAAACTACCAGGATCTAGAATCAAGGCTCAAAAAAGAAGGAAAAAGCCATGAGGAAGTGATATTTGCGGAGTCCCTTATGAGGGACGTTTTCAGAAAGTTCTTCAGAAACAAACTCATTGCACACTCCAAAGGAATCAGGATAAGAAACTGCGAAACAGCACCGGAGAAAGTGCTAATACCACTCGATGCCCTCGAGAGGTATAGAGGAAGGAGTGTTGAAGAAGCCGTCGAGAACCTGAGGAAAAAATACTGCAGAGAGATAGTGATCGAAGATATCAGGGAAGCCATCCATGTGGTTTTAAGCTACATTGAATACCTCTACTCGTTGGAGCAACTTCTCGATATGAATCTAATTTACGTCGCCAAAAGTTTCTATACAAAGCGGTTTTCAAAGAAAGCCGGTGTTGATCTTCCAGATGTACCGTATCTTGATGCCTACATACGGAAAAAATTCGGCGAAGAGATACCAGGATACTTACCATTCCCCGAACCGGTGAAAGTTGAGCACTCCCTCCCAGAGTCGCTGAGAGAGTTCTTTCCAAAAATCGAGGATATGAGCTCTCGGGGTGTTCCCTCCGCGTACATCCGCACCATGAAGGGCGGTGTCATATACCTCCTCCAGAGCAACAGGGAGATAAACGACGACCTCTTGGCTGAGATACTCTGGCACGAGAGGAACGGCTACTTCAGGCCGCTCCAGAGGGCCCACGAGGGAGTGAAGATCGAGAAGAAGGCCTTCGATGCCGAGCTGAAGGCACTGCTCAATATAATAAAGGCCGAAAGCCCCGAGCTGAGGGTATTCCTGAAGTACGGGAGGAGCCCGCTGGAGTAA